In Chitinophagaceae bacterium, the genomic window ATTACGGTATTGCTCACATCATCTATACGCACAATAAAAGTTACAAAAAGCCCTTTATTGGGTAATTCACCAGCATTATCTTTTGCCCAAAACCCATCCCTAAGATAATTTTTTTCTAAAGAGGTATGGTTTTGTATAGCATCAAAACCGCAATGGTGATTGGTGAGTATAAGCCCTTTTGAAGAGATTACTTCGGCAGTGCAAAAACCACCCAGGCTTACAATGGCATCTTTTAAACTGCCTTTGTTGATGCTGTAAATATCAGCTGCGCTTATTTTCATCCCCAGGCTTTTCATGCGGCTTTCATTAAGCTTTTGCAAAAGCTGAGGTAACCACATGCCTTCATCTGCCCTTGAAGAAAAGGAGGCAGTAAAAATAAATATCAAAAGGAAAAAAGTAATTTTTTTCATATAACCGGGAATTTTGTTAAAGATACATATAAATTGATGCGTCAATAGACCGCAAATGTAAAAAAAACCTGCACCTATTTTGGATAGTTTTAACTTTACCTGTTATATTTTTATAGCATGAAAAAAATGAGGTACATAAAAAATGTTTTACTGTTCCTTTTTACGGTATTGGTATCCCCGGCAATTGCGCAAAATTTTGCAAGTGTTGATAGCGCTGTAAAACAGTTTGGTAGCATGAGCGATAAAAATGTAGCTACAATTGCCCAAACTATTACACTCGCTTTTCCTGAAAAAATTAGTAAAGCCCGTGCTATTTATTATTGGATTGCAAAAAATATTGCCCTTGACCCCAAAGCCACCCGGAGCAATGACCAGAAAAACAGCGACCCTGTGAAAGTTATTGAACTCCGAAAAGCAACGCCACTTGGCTTTTCTTTACTGTTTCAGGAAATGTGCAGCCAGGCAGGTATCCGGTGCCTTTCGGTAGATGGGTACAGCAAAAATTTTGCAGGAGAAATTAACGACCCGGCAGATGAAATGAACCACTCCTGGAACGTAGTGCAACTTGGCCAAAGTAAAGATGAATGGTATTATGTAGATGCTGCCAAAGCAGCCGGCTTCCTCGATAAAAAGCAATCTATTTTTACGCCACAATTTTGCAGCGCTTACTTTTTTGCGGATAAAAATTTGTTTAACCTGGGCAATTACCCCGATAATGGCGCATGGCAACTCGGCCCGGGGCCAAAAAGCCTGAAAGATTTTTATGCTTTGCCTGTAATTGGCTCCGCTGCTTTTGAGCTGGGTATTCAAAAACCGGCTCCTGCTATCGGGATGCTGAAATCGAAATTAGGAGGGAAAATTAATTTTACGATTTTGCAAAATGGAAAAAAAGAAATTACAAAACTGGAAATACTTGCAGGTGAAGAAAGAAAAAAACCAAAACCTATGCTGGTTAAATTCTCTTCGGCAGAAGCGGGCATGCAATTTACTTACACCTGTAAAACCGAAGGCGAATATCCATTAATAATTTTAGCAGATGGCAGGGAAATACTAGCTTATAAACTGGTAGTGGAAGAATAATTATTTTTTACCTGCCTGCTGCGACTGTATCATCTCCGAATAATTCATTTTTTGGGCAAGTGTACTCACCGCAAGGGCAATACGTTTTATTTTTGTAGGTTCTGTTTTTGCACTTTCAATCCATTTGGAATAATATTTTTGATGCGATTTGGGCATGGCATTAAATTGTTTTAAGGCTTCCGGTTCATCGGCCAGGCAATCGAGTAAAAGCGAATTTATTTTTATTTCTTCTTTATCTAACTGTAAAACCACTTGTATTTTATCTCCGTTTTTTTTGTTGAGGGTTTTTCGCATTGCGCCATTTACCGGAAGAATATAATTACCATCACCTATGGGCAAAAGGGATGATTGCCGAATTTCCATTTTATCAATTTTTCCTTTTACCCTAAAAGATTTTTTTGTTGCTGGTGCAATTTTATGGGCAAGGGCTGCGGGTATATTAAAATAGGTCCAGCCGGTTTTTTCTCCCATTTTACCAAACTTTAATAACCTAGTTTCAAAAGCCAGCTTCATCTCATTATTTTTTTAATACAATCCTAAATGTGGTTCCTTTGCCCGGCTCGCTGTGCTTTACATACAATTCACCTTTATGGTATTGCTCTATAATGCGTTTACTTAATGAAAGGCCAAGGCCCCAACCCCGCATTTTTGTAGTAAAGCCCGGTTTAAAAACTTTTGCTGCGTTAGCCTTGCTTATACCTTTACCACTATCCTTTACATCAATTATTACCTGTGAAATTTCATTTTTAATTTCAATATCAATTTTTCCATGGCCATCCATGGCATCCAGGGCATTTTTCAATAAATTTTCTATCACCCAGTCAAATAGTGGCGCATTAATCATTGCCGGTATATGGGTTTGCTGATGCACATTAAGCGAAAAATTTACTTTTTCCGGTGTTCTTCTTTTAATATAAGCAATCATACTTTCTACCTGCTTCACCAGGTTTTCTTCTTCAAGGTGCGGTGTGCTTCCTATTTTTCCAAACCTGTCGCTAACCAATTTAAGCCTTTCTACATCTTTGCTCATTTCTAAAGCAATTTTTTCGTTACCGTTTGACTCTTTGAGCATTTCTACCCAACCCTGCAAAGAACTTAACGGGGTGCCAAGCTGATGGGCAGTTTCTTTTGCCATGCCTGCCCATACCTGGTTTTGTGTACTTTTATTACGGGTTTGAATAGCATATAAAATCACACCAATAAACAAGGAAACCACAAGTAATTGAACCAGGGGAAAATAACGGATTTGCTTTAACAATTTTGACTGGCCATAATAAACAAAATTATTTTGCTTTGTGTTAAAAGGGTTTTTCCATATTATGGGTTTATTAATGTTTTTAAACTCACGTAGTTTTTTATTTATATAAGAAGGGTCTTTGGAAATTGATGCGCTATCTAAATTTTGATGATCCAGGATGCTGTCTTTTTCAGTAACAACAATTATAGGTATGTCTTTACTGTTTTCAATTAATATCCTCCCGGTTAAATTGGTTTGCACCATATTTGAACCTACTTCCTTAACAGCTTCAACCCATTGTTCAATTTTTCTTCTTTCATCCAGCGCTATTTTTTTTGCCAAAAAATCAGATAAATATAAACTTGCCACAACAATGGCTATGGCTGCAGCAGCAAGCCCAATTCTCCAGTTAAAAAGTTGAGAAAACATTAAATAAAAATAAGCAATAAAAAGGAAGCGAATAATAATGACGGAAACAAAAAAGCGGCATATGCCGCTTAAATTTTGTGCCCCGGAACGGAGTTGAACCGTTACGGCCATTGCTGACCACAGGATTTTAAGTCCTGCGTGTCTACCAATTCCA contains:
- a CDS encoding DUF1905 domain-containing protein, encoding MKLAFETRLLKFGKMGEKTGWTYFNIPAALAHKIAPATKKSFRVKGKIDKMEIRQSSLLPIGDGNYILPVNGAMRKTLNKKNGDKIQVVLQLDKEEIKINSLLLDCLADEPEALKQFNAMPKSHQKYYSKWIESAKTEPTKIKRIALAVSTLAQKMNYSEMIQSQQAGKK
- a CDS encoding HAMP domain-containing histidine kinase, with translation MAVTVQLRSGAQNLSGICRFFVSVIIIRFLFIAYFYLMFSQLFNWRIGLAAAAIAIVVASLYLSDFLAKKIALDERRKIEQWVEAVKEVGSNMVQTNLTGRILIENSKDIPIIVVTEKDSILDHQNLDSASISKDPSYINKKLREFKNINKPIIWKNPFNTKQNNFVYYGQSKLLKQIRYFPLVQLLVVSLFIGVILYAIQTRNKSTQNQVWAGMAKETAHQLGTPLSSLQGWVEMLKESNGNEKIALEMSKDVERLKLVSDRFGKIGSTPHLEEENLVKQVESMIAYIKRRTPEKVNFSLNVHQQTHIPAMINAPLFDWVIENLLKNALDAMDGHGKIDIEIKNEISQVIIDVKDSGKGISKANAAKVFKPGFTTKMRGWGLGLSLSKRIIEQYHKGELYVKHSEPGKGTTFRIVLKK